TGAAAATCCGCAGCTCTCATTGCGCTTTGGCGTTCAGGGCATCCCGGCGGTGAAGGCTTTCCGCGATGGCAAAGTCGTCAGTGAATTTGTGGGAGCGCAACCCGAGCCGCGCGTGCGCGAGTTCCTGAAGGAGATCGCCCCTACCGAAGCCGACCAGGCTGTGGAAGATGCGGCGAGCATGCTCGCGACGCGCCACTGGGCAGAAGCGGAAGAACGTTACCGGGTGGTGCTCGACAGCCAGCCGGGCTCGTATGCTTGCGTGCAGGCAACCATATCGCTCTCGGATTATGACCAGCCGGAAGCAACAGCATTCATGAACCCGTTTGCGTTCGATACCGGTGAACCGATGAGCCTTGGCCTGGCCTCAATTTACGGTATCCTACGGAATCACGAGGGTAATCTGGATGTGTCAGTCGATCACGCTCAGCTCGCCTTGCGCCTGTATTTCCCGTTGCAACGATGATGAACAATGGCCAGAACCGCACCGCGCCGCTACGTATTATTGTGGTCGACGACGAGCCAGATATCAGGTCCTATCTGAGCGAATACCTGACTGCTAAAGCATACCGTGTCGAAATGGCGCAGAACGGTGCCGAGGCGATGGAATTATTTGCCAATGGTCAATACCATCTGGCCCTGATCGGCCGGACACTCCCTGATCTGAGTGGCTTCGAGCTGGTTCAGCGTGCCAAGCGAGTCAGGCCTGAGTTGGTGGCGGTCGTCATGTCGGGTATGCCGCCCGCTTCCACCGACGAATTGATTCAGTACGGCGTCGATGAAATCCTGTCCAAACCGATTACCTTCGCGGAGCTGGACTTTATTCTCGGCAAATATGAGCGGTTCCTCCGGACCTTGCAGGAAAATGAAACGCTGAAACACCGGCAGGTGGACCAAGCGAAGCTGAAGCATTTTTTTTACGAAGCGGGCCATCAGATCAAAACTCCAGTAGTAGTTCTAAAGGAATTTGCCCACCTCTTCCGGGAGGGATTCGGCGGCGAAATGTCCACCAAGCAGCAGCAGTACATGGAGGCCATTGATGAGAACATCAACCGTCTCCTGTATCTCGTGGAAAACATCGAAAACCTGAGCAAACTTGACAGCGGGGAGTGGATTATTCGGCTTGAGGAGGAAGACCCGCGAGAGATCATCGCCCAGATCAGCAATAGTTGGCGGCCCATCCTTGAACAGCGCAATCTACAGCTGGTGGAAGAAATCACCGATCAGTTGCCCATGGTAATGGTTGACTCAGCCGCCGTCCAGCAGGTTCTCTTTAACCTTGTGGACAACGCCAGCAAGTATGGACCACCCAACGGTAAAGTAACCTTACGCTGCTTCCTGTCCAATGATGGCAGCGTCCAAATTGAGGTGGAAGATCAGGGTGAGCGCATCCCCAAGGAAATTCGGGCTACGCTGTTCCTGCCCTTTGTTCGCCTTCCCAAACACAAAGCAGCTCCGGGCCTCGGCCTCGGCCTGACGGTGGCCCTAAGCCTTATGCAGCGCATGGATGGCGACCTGTGGCTGGCGAGCGGATCTGGCAAGGCCGACAGCGCTGTCGGCAACCGATTCTGTATTCGTATGCAGGCTGCACAGTCCAATTCCTGATTGTCGTCCGCGTTGGGCCGCGTTAGCTGGCGCGAACTCCCCATACCACCCTCAGGCTGGCCGCTCTCTCCCTCGTGGGAATCCCATTGACAGCGATAGGCCGGCAGCCTAACATTGGCGCTATGGACCTCGCGGAGCAGCTGACGTGTTTCTAGGACGGGTTATCGGTACCGTCTGGGCCACCAAAAAGGACGAGAAACTTGAGGGACTTAAGATGCAGGTCGTCAGCCCAGTTGACGAGCAGCTCAAGGCCAAGCCTGGATTCACTATTGCGGTTGATTCGGTCGGTGCTGGGGCGGGCGAGCTGGTACTATGTGCTAGCGGGAGTTCCGCCAGAATGACGCCCCTCACCCACAACAAGCCGGTGGATACAGTGATCATGGCGATCGTTGACGAAGTGGATTTTTTTGAGCCGTGAATCTGGCACGCGTTACCGGGCGGGTATGGGCCACCCGCAAATTGCCCGATCTTGAAGGGTTAAAGTTCCTTGTGCTCCAGCCGATGGACTTGGTAGATGGCTCCGACGTGGGCTCGACCTTGGTGGCGGCCGACAGCCAGCAGGCGGGGGAGGGCGATCTGGTCTACTACGTAACCTCCAAGGAGGCCTCGTTTCCCTTTGATCGGAAGTTTACGGCCCTGGATGCTACCATCGTGGGTCATGTGGACAGGATCGACCTGTGAAGTGGGTGGTGGCCACCCGGAACCCTGATAAGCTCCGTGAAATACGGGCTCTTTTCAGCGCTCTGCCCGTGGAGCTATTGAACCTGGCGGACTTCCCGGCAGCCGGGTTGGTTGAGGAAACGGGAACAAGTTTACAGGAGAACGCTTTGCTAAAGGCACAGGCGGCGCACAGGGCGACCGGTCTGCCGGCACTGGCCGATGATACCGGCCTGGAGGTGGATGCTCTGGGCGGCGCACCAGGGATTCATGCTGCGCGCTACGCCGGTCCGCGGGCTACCTACCGTCAAAACTGGCAGAAGCTGCTGCAGGCCCTGGAGGCGGTTCCCGAGCATCAGCGTACGGCCCGCTTCCGTACCTGTGCTGTCTACCTGGACGAGGGCTGGGAGGTGGCGGCCGAGGGCGTCATTGAAGGAGTCATCGCCACGGCTCCCCAGGGAGAGCAAGGCTTCGGGTACGACCCGGTCTTTCACCCCCTTGGCGCGGCCATAACATTTGGCGCAATGACGGCTGAGCAGAAGCAGCATCTTTCCCACCGCGGACGGGCCTTCCGGGCGCTGTACAGCAAGCTCGCCCGCGCCATGTCCACACTCGAAATTAAGGAGATCACCGCCTAGATTCACTGATACCGGTTTTTTTGTTGGCTTAACGAACGAGTATCAGGAGCGGGCAGGTGATCCGGCCGCGTGCGCTTTACAGGGGTGTTCTGTTTCTCTTAAGCGGCTCCCAATTTCTCTTGGGGGCGGTTGAGGACTCGGTCTACACCCATCCAATCCAGCCGCCCGATATCCTGCACAGGTTTATCGCTGTTCCCATTCCACCGCCGCCGCCCAGAGGGCTAGCCCTCGTGGGGTGGTCTTGGTCGGTCCCTACAGACTCCAGCACCCAGGCCCGGGTCCCGCCGCCCGACTCCGCCCAGGCAGAGGTAAGCGTCGGGGACGCCGTACTGACCTTGACCCTCTCCCTCGAGGATGCGCGTGATGTTCTGCGCCGGGCAGGGGGGGCAATCAGCTGGCCAGCCAACACGCTGCGCCGGGAGTGGGGCATTGATGCTGCGGGCGCGCAGATCACATTTTACCAGGAGCACGACGGCACGCCCACGAAGCTTCCCTCCACAGCCCCCCTGGACTGGTACGTCGCCAGTCGCGGCGAGGCTAACTTCCGGGACATGACTCTAAAGAAGCTGAGCGCCCAACTGCAACCGGTGGGTGAGTCCCGTACGCAGCGTCGAGGCACCATCGAGCTGCTCGGCGCCGACATCGCCGGGCAGCGGGTGTCCCTGCGGGTTTCGGGCAATGTAGCCATCAACGGCGGCCTGTCGTTTAAGAACCGGGAAAAGAGTTTCACCAATTTTCGGGCCGATCAGAACTGGGATTTCCTGGTGGATCAGAAGCAGCGCTTCGACATCGAGGGCACCATCGGGGATCGTATTTCGGTACTTGTTCATCAGGATAGCGAGAATGACTTCGAATGGGAAAATGCCATGAAGATCGCCTATACCGGCGATGAGGACGAGATCCTGCAGCGGATTGACGCCGGCAATATATCACTGTCCCTCCCGGGTACCCAATTCGCCACTGGCGGCAGCGGCATGAGCAACGGCCTGTTCGGTATCAAGGCCCTGGCCAAACTGGGGCCCGTGGATCTTACCACGGTCGCATCGATTGAGCGGTCACGGAAGTCGAGCAAATCCAACAAATTGGGCCAGGAGTATGTTATTACCGACATGCTGTACATGAAGAACCGTTACTTCTTTCTCGACAGTACCTTCAGGCAAGACTACTACCCGCTAACCAAGGCCTTGCCGGGTATCCCCGACGGTATCCATCTCGCGAATCCTGACCGCTTCGTCACGCGGCTGGATGTCTACCGCACAATCAGGGAGACCTCGGAGACCTATCAGGGCACGGCCTACGTGGACCCCGGCAGCATCACCATCTCAGCCAGTTTCAAAGTGGCAGGGCACTTTGAGCTGCTCACTCTGAACCAGGATTACACTTTTGATCCCCAGCTGGGCTGGATTCGGCTCAGGAGCCCCGCAGGCGACTATGATGCCATCGCAGTGGCCTATGCCTTGGCTAATGGCGACACCATCGGTACTGTGGGCGAACAAGCCGCGGACTCACCGGCGCTGAGGCTAAAACTCATCAAGGGTCTGGGACAGACAGCCAGCCACCCCACATGGCGGCTGGGGTTCAAGAACGTCTACAGTCTGGGCGGCGTGAATATCAATCCGGAAGGCTTTGAGGTCACCGTCATCGATCGCAAGGGACCTACCGGGAACGACGACCGGTTCACCAGCGGGGAAAGCTTTCTCTCAATTTTTGGCCTGGATGTGCTAAACCAAAACGGTGACAGCGAACCCGATGAGATGATCGATCTGGGCAATCCCAACGTCGTCAATCTAGCTCAGGGGGAACTGCATTTTCCGGCTTTGCTGCCCTTTGCCTATTCCGCCATCCCTGGCGTTGCTACCAGCCACCCAGCCATCGAAGAACTCTACGGTTACGAGCTGGAAGATCCCAACCAGAACTTCAGACAGGACCCGGGGGAGGATTTCAACGAAAACAACACCTGGGATGTGCCGGCCATCTACTACCGGCAGAACGCCAATGATCGGGCGGCCGCCTCACGGTTCGATATCGCGGTGAAACAGTCTGGTTTGGGCGCCAGCGAGTATAGTCTCGGCTTTAACCTGGTGGAGGGCAGCGAAACCGTCTTTATCAACGGCAACCCCCTGGATCGGGACCGGGACTACGATATCGATTACTTCACCGGCACGCTGACGATCCTGGACATGTCAAAATATGGCGCCAACCCCGAAATCACGATTGACTATGAGGAGAACCAGCTGGTTTCGTTCGACAAGAAGGTGATGCTGGGAAGCCGGGCCGAAATTGACTTGGGGCAGAATTCATTTCTTGGATTGACCGGGCTGTACTATAATCAGTCCATCGTGGATGAGCGCGTGGATGTGGGCTCCGAGCCCATTCAGAACATGTTGTGGGACCTGAACGGCCGCATCGCCCGGGAGGCGCCCTTCCTGACCCGGTTGGTGGACCGGCTGCCCTTCGTCGAGACCAGCGCCGCCAGCCAGTTTCGCCTGGATGGCGAATTTGCCCAGGTGTTGCCCAATCCCAACCCACTGGGCACCGCCTACGTGGATGATTTTGAGGCCGCCAAGCGCGTTACCAGCCCGTCGTTGATCTACCGGTCGTGGCGCTTCTCTTCGACGCCCGTGGATAAACGGGCCGGGGACCGACGCAGGCTGGCCTGGTGGAACCCCTACGTGGATGTGAACGTCAGGGATATCTGGCCCAATCGGGAGACATCCCTCCGTGCCCGCAACCTGACCACCACGGTTCTGGTGGTGGACGCCCTGTTCGAGGAGGTGCCGGAGGCGGTGGCGGGACCCGTCACCGAAGCCCTGTGGGGCGGGATCACCTACCCGCTGCTGGCGGGTGACTATGATCAGACCCTGAGCAAGTTCTTCGAGATCTGGGTCAAGGGCACCCAAGGCCGGTTGCATGTGGACGTGGGCAGCATCAGCGAGGACATCAACGGCAATGAACTGATCGATACAGAGGACCGGCCCGTGGCGGGTTTCAGCGAAGGCAATGGGCTGTTGGACTCGGGCGAAGATGTGGGGCTGGATGGCTGCCCGGACGAGTTCGAAGACGGCATGGGGGGCTGCCTGCTGGTGGATGCGCAAGGGAAAAGTGACGGTGATTTTGACCAGGACCCCGTCTCGGTTGCGGAGCAGATTTACGCCGGACTCTACGACGGCATCTACGATGGACCGCAGGTGCCCTGGGCCGACGAGGACGATCCCAATGGTGACAATTTTTTCAACACAAGGGCCAGCGATCCAAGTCGGGAACGCAATGATAACCTGAACGGCACCCAAGGCAACAGCCAGATTCAGGAAGGGAGTTACCCCGATACCGAGGACCTGGATGGCCTGGGGGGGCCCATCCCTGAGACCCTGGACAACTACTTTACCTACGGCATTCAGCTGGATCCCAACCACCCGGATTTTGACGCATCCCTGATGATTTCGGCTACCGAAAGCAATGGTGTGCCCACCGGGTGGCGCCTGTTTCGTATTCCGCTGCCCGATTTTGTGCCGGAGGGCGTGAAGTCGGTGAGCTGGGACAACGTCAAGCACCTGCGGTTGTGGTTGGACGGTTTCACGGATTCCGGTACGCGAGGCCTGACCGGCAGGTTGCAGATCGCGAAGATCGAATTCGTCGGCAACGAGTGGGAGGAGCTGGGTCTGGCCCCCAGTGGCACGGAGGACTATGTGGTGGTCGATTCGGCGGCGACGTTGGCCGTAACTGTGGCCAATAGCGAGGACAACGCAGATTACGAGTCGCCGCCGGGTGTCCAGGGCGAGTTTGACCGGCTCAATGATATCAAGCTGCGCGAGCAGTCGCTAGTGCTGGATTTCAGCCGGGCGGGCATCCCGCCGGGGTTCAAGGGAGCCGTCAAAAAATCCGTGCCCAAGCAGCGGGGCACCTTCCTCGTTTACAATACTATGGAGATGTTCGTTTTCGGCGCTGCCAACAAGGAAGCGATGACCAGGGAAGCCACCTCGGTCTGGTTCTGGTTCCGGCTAGGGGAGGGTTTGGACCAAAACGAAAAATACTACGAGGTGCGCAAACCGGTCTATCCCGGCTGGGACGACCGCAATCACATCAGCCTGAACATGCCGGCCATCTCCGCCCTGAAGTTACGGGCAACTCCAGATACCACCATATATGTGGGGACGGACACCATACCCGGCTACCTCGACTTAGACACAGGCATGGAGGTGTACATCAAGGGCGACCCATCACTGGAGCGCATTGCCCGGTACACGGTGGGCATCATTAATGAGCACTCCGAGACCATTAAGGGCCAGGTGATGCTGGACGAACTGCGGCTGGCTAAGGTGCGGAAGGACCGCGGGGTGGCGGTGCGGCTTAGCGCGGCGCTGAACTTTGCTGATTTGCTCACCACCTCATTTAACTACGCCCGGAGGGACGCAGATTTCCATACCGTTCAGGAGCGTATCGCACGCAATGCCTTGACCAACGAGACCTGGCGAGCCGATATGACCTTCAATCCCCACCTGTTCCTGCCCCCTTCCTTGGGAGTTCGGTTCCCCGTCAGCCTGAACTACACCAGTTCCATCAGATCGCCTAAGTACCGGCCCGGCAAAGACATCCTGGCAGGGAGCATTCGCACGGCACCGGATTCGATTCAATCGCGTAGTAATCAAATGACGTTCAAGTCCAGTTTTGCCAAATCGACGCGCAGCAAGCGCTGGCTGGTGCGGCAGACGTTCGACCGCCTCCAGGGGAGCGTAACGCTGGCCCGCAAAAAGGAGTCCACCACGCTTATCGCCGCCAATACCGTCACCAATATGAGCGGACAGCTCGCCTATCCCATCAAGTTTAGCGATGAGAACTATATACAGCCCTTCAAGGCGCTGGCGCGGCTGCCCTGGTTGGGCGAGCGATTGAAGGATACCAGGCTCTATTATGCCCCCACCCAGCTGAACTTCACGGCGAATGTAACTGAGTCCCTCACCGAAAGGGTGACCCGCGCCCGGCAAGACACTGTTTTGGACACCTACAACTTCAATCTGGCGCGCTCGGTTAAGGCCCGGTATCGGCTCACGGATCGCTTCAGCACCGACTATACACGGACGTCCAACAGCGTGCTTAACGCATTCCGCGAGAACAAGTTGGAAGCGCTACGAACTCTGGATCCAGGCGTGCCCCGAATTTTCACCGAGCAGTTTTCGGCCAGCTACAATCCTGATCTGGTGCGCTGGTTCAAGCCTAAATTTGCTTATCAGGCCCGATATGGCTGGAACAAGAACGCCCCTCTCGAGGAGGATTCAACTGGGGCTCGCATTACGACCCAGGGACGTGTCAGCGGCAATGTGACCCTGAAGCTCACCGATATCATCGAGCTGGTGTACAAGCCGGCTGGCAAACCCAAGACCTCAGCCGGGCGGCGAGGCCGTAGCCGTGGCCGCAGCAGTACCGCCCAACAGGCCACACCTGAGAAAAAGCAGCGCGAAATAACCAGCCCGCAGCTTAAGGCTCTGCTCAAAGCCCTGCATGCCGCTGCCGGCAAGGTGTTGCCTATCTCCTTCAACTATACCTACAACCGCAGCGGCGGCGAACCGGCAGCCCTGGGACAACCGGGCTACCCCTACCGGCTGGCTTTCAGCAGGGAGTCCGGCCTCCCTTCGGACACGACCCGTACCGGCAAATTCAGTCAGGCCACCAAGGCCGAGAACCAGGATATCTCCTGGCGGTCTGGCCTGAACCTCTCCCGCTCCATCAATCTAAATCTGTCACATACTAGAAAGTGGTCCAGGACACGCCGCATCGGCTCGTCCATCGTTAACCGCTCCGAAGACTTTCTCCTGCTGGGAGATGCGGACAAGGTGGGCTTCCCGTTCGTTAACTGGAGTCTCCGCTGGTCAAACCTTGAGAAGCTCCCGTTGCTCAATAAAATCCGTTGGAAGGTCAGTCTGGATCACAATCACCAGGGCAGTCATACTAGAAGCATCCAGAACAGCCGGACGCCCGTGGATAAGTACACCCGGCAGCTGCAGCCCCTGATCGGCCTCACAATTAACTTCACCAATGGAATTTCCGCCAACGTCCGTGCCAGTCAGACCCTCACGTTGCAGCGCGCTGAGACGGGCGACAGCAAAAACACCAGCCGCCAGATTACGGCTACCGCCTCGTATCAACACCGGGGCGGACTCACCATTCCCCTACCCTTCTTCCGCGATTTCAACTTGCAAAACACGGTCAACTTTAACCTGGAATTTGACTTCAGCCGGTCCCTGGCTGAGGAACGCAAGGGAGTGGCGGTCGCTTATGCCTTGAAGGATGAGCGGGAGAACTGGTCCGTGAAGCCGTATATCACTTACAGCTTCACCGACAAAGTGACCGGCAGCTTCAACTTTACCTACAGCGAGCGCTTCAGTATTCTTACGGGCCGCCAGATCGACCGCAAGTTTGGATTCGATATGAACATCGCCATCAGGGGCTCATAGTGTCATCCGCCGTTGCCAGCCGCCTGCGGCTGCTGCTGGCCAGCTGGCTGGTTTTGGGAGTGAGTGTGGCGTGTGGTCAGCAGGCGCCCTACTTCGACGGCCGCGAGGCCTTCCGGCTGCTGGAACGGCAGGTGGCGCTGGGACCCCGGCAGCCCGGCTCTGAGGGACATGCAGCCATGGTCCGCTTTCTGCAGGAGTTCCTGGAACCCCTGGCGGACGAGGTGATCTTGCAGCGGGTCAGCAGGCCCCATCCCTACCAGGACGGCCCCTTGCACATCACCAATATCGTGGCCCGCTTCAATGCCGCGGCGCGGAGCCACCTGCTGCTGCTGGCCCATTACGACACCCGCGCACTAGCGGACCAGGATGACGATCCAGCCAACCGAAACTTGCCCATACTTGGCGCCAACGATGGGGCCAGCGGGGTGGCGGTGCTGTTGACCCTGGCGCAGATTATGGACCAGGATACCCCGCCTGTGGGTGTGGACCTTCTGTTTGTCGATGCGGAGGACGTGGGCCGCTCTGGCGATGTGGCTAACTTTGGCCTCGGCGCCAAGGCCTTTGTCCCCGAGATGGCGCGTCTGCTGGGAGGTACCCTGCCACGCTACGCCGTATTGCTGGACATGGTGGGTGATGCCGAGCTCACCCTGCCCATGGAATACCACTCTTGGAGGGATGCCCGCAGTATTGTGCAGCGGATTTGGTCACTGGCCGCGGAGCTGGGCTACACCCAGTTTCAGGCGCGGGTGGGGCCGGCCATCTACGACGATCACATGCCCTTCCTGGAGGCCGGCATTCCCACGGTGGATATCATCGACTTCGATTATCCCAATACGCAGACCAATTACTGGCATACCCTGCAGGATACCCCTGACAAATGCTCTCCGGAGAGCCTGGAGGCGGTGGGGACGGTGGTGACCACCTTGGTTTACAGCGAGCGGCCCTGATGCAGCGCGCACCAGCCGCCGCGCACGCTGCCGGGAGAAACAAATTGAGGGAGCACAGCAATCGAACCTATATTGCCCT
This genomic window from Candidatus Neomarinimicrobiota bacterium contains:
- a CDS encoding response regulator, with the protein product MMNNGQNRTAPLRIIVVDDEPDIRSYLSEYLTAKAYRVEMAQNGAEAMELFANGQYHLALIGRTLPDLSGFELVQRAKRVRPELVAVVMSGMPPASTDELIQYGVDEILSKPITFAELDFILGKYERFLRTLQENETLKHRQVDQAKLKHFFYEAGHQIKTPVVVLKEFAHLFREGFGGEMSTKQQQYMEAIDENINRLLYLVENIENLSKLDSGEWIIRLEEEDPREIIAQISNSWRPILEQRNLQLVEEITDQLPMVMVDSAAVQQVLFNLVDNASKYGPPNGKVTLRCFLSNDGSVQIEVEDQGERIPKEIRATLFLPFVRLPKHKAAPGLGLGLTVALSLMQRMDGDLWLASGSGKADSAVGNRFCIRMQAAQSNS
- a CDS encoding EutN/CcmL family microcompartment protein, with translation MNLARVTGRVWATRKLPDLEGLKFLVLQPMDLVDGSDVGSTLVAADSQQAGEGDLVYYVTSKEASFPFDRKFTALDATIVGHVDRIDL
- a CDS encoding M28 family peptidase; amino-acid sequence: MSSAVASRLRLLLASWLVLGVSVACGQQAPYFDGREAFRLLERQVALGPRQPGSEGHAAMVRFLQEFLEPLADEVILQRVSRPHPYQDGPLHITNIVARFNAAARSHLLLLAHYDTRALADQDDDPANRNLPILGANDGASGVAVLLTLAQIMDQDTPPVGVDLLFVDAEDVGRSGDVANFGLGAKAFVPEMARLLGGTLPRYAVLLDMVGDAELTLPMEYHSWRDARSIVQRIWSLAAELGYTQFQARVGPAIYDDHMPFLEAGIPTVDIIDFDYPNTQTNYWHTLQDTPDKCSPESLEAVGTVVTTLVYSERP
- a CDS encoding thioredoxin fold domain-containing protein is translated as MTTTEYIYDSSEATFENDVIRRSEETPVVVDFWAPWCGPCRVLGPTLERLANESDGAFYLAKVNVDENPQLSLRFGVQGIPAVKAFRDGKVVSEFVGAQPEPRVREFLKEIAPTEADQAVEDAASMLATRHWAEAEERYRVVLDSQPGSYACVQATISLSDYDQPEATAFMNPFAFDTGEPMSLGLASIYGILRNHEGNLDVSVDHAQLALRLYFPLQR
- the rdgB gene encoding RdgB/HAM1 family non-canonical purine NTP pyrophosphatase yields the protein MKWVVATRNPDKLREIRALFSALPVELLNLADFPAAGLVEETGTSLQENALLKAQAAHRATGLPALADDTGLEVDALGGAPGIHAARYAGPRATYRQNWQKLLQALEAVPEHQRTARFRTCAVYLDEGWEVAAEGVIEGVIATAPQGEQGFGYDPVFHPLGAAITFGAMTAEQKQHLSHRGRAFRALYSKLARAMSTLEIKEITA
- a CDS encoding EutN/CcmL family microcompartment protein translates to MFLGRVIGTVWATKKDEKLEGLKMQVVSPVDEQLKAKPGFTIAVDSVGAGAGELVLCASGSSARMTPLTHNKPVDTVIMAIVDEVDFFEP
- the sprA gene encoding cell surface protein SprA, with the translated sequence MIRPRALYRGVLFLLSGSQFLLGAVEDSVYTHPIQPPDILHRFIAVPIPPPPPRGLALVGWSWSVPTDSSTQARVPPPDSAQAEVSVGDAVLTLTLSLEDARDVLRRAGGAISWPANTLRREWGIDAAGAQITFYQEHDGTPTKLPSTAPLDWYVASRGEANFRDMTLKKLSAQLQPVGESRTQRRGTIELLGADIAGQRVSLRVSGNVAINGGLSFKNREKSFTNFRADQNWDFLVDQKQRFDIEGTIGDRISVLVHQDSENDFEWENAMKIAYTGDEDEILQRIDAGNISLSLPGTQFATGGSGMSNGLFGIKALAKLGPVDLTTVASIERSRKSSKSNKLGQEYVITDMLYMKNRYFFLDSTFRQDYYPLTKALPGIPDGIHLANPDRFVTRLDVYRTIRETSETYQGTAYVDPGSITISASFKVAGHFELLTLNQDYTFDPQLGWIRLRSPAGDYDAIAVAYALANGDTIGTVGEQAADSPALRLKLIKGLGQTASHPTWRLGFKNVYSLGGVNINPEGFEVTVIDRKGPTGNDDRFTSGESFLSIFGLDVLNQNGDSEPDEMIDLGNPNVVNLAQGELHFPALLPFAYSAIPGVATSHPAIEELYGYELEDPNQNFRQDPGEDFNENNTWDVPAIYYRQNANDRAAASRFDIAVKQSGLGASEYSLGFNLVEGSETVFINGNPLDRDRDYDIDYFTGTLTILDMSKYGANPEITIDYEENQLVSFDKKVMLGSRAEIDLGQNSFLGLTGLYYNQSIVDERVDVGSEPIQNMLWDLNGRIAREAPFLTRLVDRLPFVETSAASQFRLDGEFAQVLPNPNPLGTAYVDDFEAAKRVTSPSLIYRSWRFSSTPVDKRAGDRRRLAWWNPYVDVNVRDIWPNRETSLRARNLTTTVLVVDALFEEVPEAVAGPVTEALWGGITYPLLAGDYDQTLSKFFEIWVKGTQGRLHVDVGSISEDINGNELIDTEDRPVAGFSEGNGLLDSGEDVGLDGCPDEFEDGMGGCLLVDAQGKSDGDFDQDPVSVAEQIYAGLYDGIYDGPQVPWADEDDPNGDNFFNTRASDPSRERNDNLNGTQGNSQIQEGSYPDTEDLDGLGGPIPETLDNYFTYGIQLDPNHPDFDASLMISATESNGVPTGWRLFRIPLPDFVPEGVKSVSWDNVKHLRLWLDGFTDSGTRGLTGRLQIAKIEFVGNEWEELGLAPSGTEDYVVVDSAATLAVTVANSEDNADYESPPGVQGEFDRLNDIKLREQSLVLDFSRAGIPPGFKGAVKKSVPKQRGTFLVYNTMEMFVFGAANKEAMTREATSVWFWFRLGEGLDQNEKYYEVRKPVYPGWDDRNHISLNMPAISALKLRATPDTTIYVGTDTIPGYLDLDTGMEVYIKGDPSLERIARYTVGIINEHSETIKGQVMLDELRLAKVRKDRGVAVRLSAALNFADLLTTSFNYARRDADFHTVQERIARNALTNETWRADMTFNPHLFLPPSLGVRFPVSLNYTSSIRSPKYRPGKDILAGSIRTAPDSIQSRSNQMTFKSSFAKSTRSKRWLVRQTFDRLQGSVTLARKKESTTLIAANTVTNMSGQLAYPIKFSDENYIQPFKALARLPWLGERLKDTRLYYAPTQLNFTANVTESLTERVTRARQDTVLDTYNFNLARSVKARYRLTDRFSTDYTRTSNSVLNAFRENKLEALRTLDPGVPRIFTEQFSASYNPDLVRWFKPKFAYQARYGWNKNAPLEEDSTGARITTQGRVSGNVTLKLTDIIELVYKPAGKPKTSAGRRGRSRGRSSTAQQATPEKKQREITSPQLKALLKALHAAAGKVLPISFNYTYNRSGGEPAALGQPGYPYRLAFSRESGLPSDTTRTGKFSQATKAENQDISWRSGLNLSRSINLNLSHTRKWSRTRRIGSSIVNRSEDFLLLGDADKVGFPFVNWSLRWSNLEKLPLLNKIRWKVSLDHNHQGSHTRSIQNSRTPVDKYTRQLQPLIGLTINFTNGISANVRASQTLTLQRAETGDSKNTSRQITATASYQHRGGLTIPLPFFRDFNLQNTVNFNLEFDFSRSLAEERKGVAVAYALKDERENWSVKPYITYSFTDKVTGSFNFTYSERFSILTGRQIDRKFGFDMNIAIRGS